The following proteins come from a genomic window of Microbacterium sp. JZ31:
- a CDS encoding ABC transporter permease, with the protein MNGVLGRILTARETGIVLALLIVIAVATAANRSFVFSGDGWRDLLLTPSLLLLVAVGQAVVIITRNVDLSVGSVVGLTAYLTGRLFIDLPGVSPILVFAAGLGLGALLGLVNGALVAFAKVPALVITLGTMYVYRGINIAWTGSDRINASDLPRGFRDLGTGGLIGIPYLTLIAVLVLVVAGWYLATRRSGRELYAIGSDPAAAHLYGLPVTRRILVAFVASGALSGFAGVLFAARYGTVASNAGYGWELQAIGAAVIGGVAIAGGVGTVWGAAIGAFLLLTINRALPIIGIDDFWQQAVVGALIIGAIVLDRVLAVRRHRRLVAQREEQR; encoded by the coding sequence ATGAACGGCGTGCTGGGGCGCATCCTGACCGCGCGCGAGACGGGCATCGTGCTCGCGCTGCTGATCGTCATCGCGGTCGCGACGGCCGCGAACCGCTCGTTCGTGTTCTCGGGCGACGGCTGGCGCGACCTGCTGCTGACGCCGTCGCTGCTGCTGCTCGTGGCCGTGGGCCAGGCGGTCGTCATCATCACGCGCAACGTCGACCTGTCGGTCGGCTCGGTCGTCGGCCTCACGGCCTACCTGACGGGCCGCCTCTTCATCGACCTGCCGGGCGTCTCGCCGATCCTCGTGTTCGCCGCCGGACTGGGACTGGGCGCGCTGCTCGGTCTCGTCAACGGCGCGCTGGTCGCGTTCGCGAAGGTCCCCGCGCTCGTCATCACGCTCGGCACGATGTACGTCTATCGCGGCATCAACATCGCGTGGACGGGGAGTGACCGGATCAACGCGTCGGACCTGCCGCGCGGCTTCCGCGACCTCGGCACAGGCGGGCTGATCGGCATCCCCTACCTCACGCTCATCGCGGTGCTCGTGCTCGTCGTGGCGGGCTGGTATCTCGCCACCCGGCGCTCCGGGCGGGAACTGTACGCGATCGGATCCGACCCCGCGGCCGCGCACCTGTACGGCCTGCCCGTGACCCGGCGGATCCTCGTCGCCTTCGTCGCGTCGGGTGCGCTGTCGGGCTTCGCGGGCGTGCTGTTCGCCGCCCGCTACGGCACGGTCGCATCCAACGCGGGCTACGGCTGGGAGCTGCAGGCGATCGGCGCCGCGGTGATCGGCGGCGTGGCGATCGCGGGCGGCGTCGGCACTGTGTGGGGCGCGGCCATCGGGGCGTTCCTGCTGCTCACCATCAACCGCGCGCTTCCCATCATCGGGATCGACGACTTCTGGCAGCAGGCCGTCGTCGGCGCCCTGATCATCGGCGCGATCGTGCTGGACCGCGTGCTCGCCGTGCGCCGCCACCGACGACTCGTCGCCCAGCGAGAGGAGCAGCGATGA
- a CDS encoding ABC transporter permease: MTVTSDATTVVTTRTPAHAHPFWRRWLLTREATIIALLVLVVAVSFAIVPNFDSPLTLTYLLRDTAPILLIALPMTLIIVTEEIDLSVASILGLSSVLTGVLTAAGTPFPVAAIVAIVAGAVCGVINGFLVTVVGLPSLAVTIGTLALFRGIAVGLLGTTAITEFPEFWTDLAKALIPGTPIPVIMIPFALLALAFAILLHFTPLGRALYAIGLSKETAHFSGIDVARTKFTLFVLSGAVSGFAGVYFTLLYSNARGDNATGLELQVIAAVLLGGVSIFGGRGALHGVIAGVLLIGTLGSALRLAGVSGEVINIITGVLLILSVVSASVLAWARGRRFAAIGRRRLRRT; encoded by the coding sequence ATGACCGTCACGAGCGACGCCACCACCGTCGTGACCACCCGGACCCCCGCGCACGCGCATCCGTTCTGGCGCCGCTGGCTGCTCACGCGCGAGGCGACGATCATCGCGCTGCTCGTGCTCGTCGTCGCGGTCTCGTTCGCGATCGTGCCCAACTTCGACAGCCCGCTGACGCTCACGTACCTGCTGCGCGACACCGCGCCGATCCTGCTGATCGCACTGCCGATGACGCTCATCATCGTGACCGAGGAGATCGACCTGTCGGTCGCGAGCATCCTGGGCCTGTCGAGCGTGCTGACCGGCGTGCTGACGGCCGCCGGCACGCCGTTCCCCGTCGCGGCGATCGTCGCGATCGTCGCCGGCGCCGTGTGCGGCGTGATCAACGGCTTCCTCGTCACCGTCGTGGGGCTGCCCTCGCTCGCCGTCACGATCGGCACGCTCGCGCTGTTCCGCGGCATCGCGGTGGGACTGCTCGGCACGACGGCGATCACCGAGTTCCCCGAGTTCTGGACGGACCTCGCGAAGGCCCTGATCCCCGGCACCCCGATCCCCGTCATCATGATCCCGTTCGCGCTGCTGGCGCTCGCGTTCGCGATCCTGCTGCATTTCACGCCGCTCGGTCGCGCGCTGTACGCGATCGGGCTGAGCAAGGAGACCGCGCACTTCTCCGGCATCGACGTCGCGCGCACGAAGTTCACGCTGTTCGTGCTGAGCGGCGCCGTGTCGGGCTTCGCGGGCGTCTACTTCACGCTGCTGTACAGCAACGCGCGCGGCGACAACGCGACCGGGCTCGAGCTGCAGGTCATCGCGGCCGTGCTGCTCGGCGGCGTGTCGATCTTCGGCGGCCGCGGAGCGCTGCACGGCGTGATCGCGGGCGTGCTGCTGATCGGCACGCTCGGCAGCGCCCTGCGCCTGGCGGGCGTCAGCGGCGAGGTCATCAACATCATCACGGGCGTGCTGCTCATCCTGTCCGTCGTCTCGGCGTCCGTGCTCGCCTGGGCACGCGGCCGGCGTTTCGCCGCGATCGGGCGTCGGCGCCTGCGACGCACCTAG
- a CDS encoding DEAD/DEAH box helicase, with protein sequence MTAAEQPTFADLGVPSVLVDALVAMERPTPFPIQRETLPSTLAGRDVLGRGKTGSGKTLAFAIPLVARLAAARLSGRAGSPVALVLAPTRELATQITRTVEPLAKAAGLSVTTVFGGVSQKPQEAAFARGVDIVVACPGRLEDLMGQGVVRLDRVAVTVLDEADHMADLGFLPGVTRILSKTPADGQRLFFSATLDNGVDKLVKRFLPNPENIAIDSAESPVADMTHHVFEAASPEAKTELVKTLASGTARRILFTRTKHQAKKLARQLTSGGIPAVDLHGNLSQNARDRNLADFASGAVKVLVATDVAARGVHVDGIDLVVHVDPPAEHKAYLHRSGRTARAGAAGDVVTLMLPSQRKDTEILLRRAAIQARPQSVTPASTQVVALVGEVAERVAPRPGGPGAGNAPAEGSTGGGQSQGANARRKRAARGGNGGSGGGEQRQAQGQRQGGGGQRRGQGGQGGQRSSQPRAAGATPMYSTSTGQAPQRPAHGGSSGAPAPQRRRGPRRASAPGTAR encoded by the coding sequence ATGACCGCTGCTGAGCAGCCCACCTTCGCCGACCTCGGCGTGCCCTCCGTGCTCGTCGACGCGCTCGTCGCGATGGAGCGCCCGACCCCCTTCCCCATCCAGCGCGAGACGCTGCCGTCGACCCTCGCGGGACGCGACGTGCTCGGCCGCGGCAAGACCGGCTCGGGCAAGACGCTCGCGTTCGCGATCCCGCTCGTCGCGCGGCTCGCCGCCGCGCGCCTCTCCGGCCGCGCCGGCTCGCCCGTCGCCCTCGTGCTCGCCCCCACGCGCGAGCTCGCCACCCAGATCACCCGCACGGTCGAGCCGCTCGCCAAGGCCGCGGGCCTGAGCGTCACGACCGTGTTCGGCGGCGTCTCGCAGAAGCCGCAGGAGGCCGCGTTCGCGCGCGGCGTCGACATCGTCGTGGCATGCCCCGGCCGCCTCGAGGACCTCATGGGTCAGGGCGTCGTGCGTCTCGACCGCGTCGCCGTCACCGTGCTCGACGAGGCCGACCACATGGCCGACCTGGGCTTCCTGCCCGGCGTCACGCGCATCCTGTCGAAGACTCCGGCCGACGGCCAGCGCCTGTTCTTCTCGGCGACGCTCGACAACGGCGTGGACAAGCTCGTCAAGCGCTTCCTGCCGAACCCCGAGAACATCGCGATCGACTCGGCCGAGTCGCCCGTGGCAGACATGACGCACCACGTGTTCGAGGCCGCGTCGCCCGAGGCCAAGACCGAGCTCGTCAAGACGCTCGCGTCGGGCACCGCCCGGCGCATCCTGTTCACCCGCACCAAGCACCAGGCGAAGAAGCTCGCCCGGCAGCTGACGAGCGGCGGCATCCCCGCCGTGGACCTGCACGGCAACCTGTCGCAGAACGCGCGGGACCGCAACCTCGCCGACTTCGCGTCGGGCGCCGTGAAGGTGCTCGTGGCGACGGACGTCGCGGCGCGCGGCGTGCACGTGGACGGCATCGACCTCGTGGTCCACGTCGACCCGCCCGCCGAGCACAAGGCGTACCTGCACCGCTCGGGCCGCACGGCGCGCGCGGGCGCGGCCGGCGACGTGGTGACGCTCATGCTGCCGTCGCAGCGCAAGGACACCGAGATCCTGCTGCGCCGCGCCGCGATCCAGGCCAGGCCGCAGTCGGTCACGCCGGCGAGCACGCAGGTCGTGGCGCTGGTGGGCGAGGTCGCCGAGCGGGTCGCGCCGCGTCCGGGCGGCCCCGGCGCGGGCAACGCCCCGGCCGAGGGCTCGACGGGCGGCGGCCAGTCGCAGGGCGCCAACGCGCGCCGCAAGCGCGCGGCCCGCGGCGGCAACGGCGGTTCGGGCGGCGGCGAGCAGCGCCAGGCCCAGGGTCAGCGCCAGGGAGGCGGCGGTCAGCGCCGCGGCCAGGGCGGCCAGGGCGGACAGCGCTCCAGTCAGCCCCGCGCGGCCGGCGCCACGCCGATGTACAGCACGTCGACCGGCCAGGCGCCGCAGCGTCCGGCGCACGGCGGCTCCTCCGGAGCCCCCGCGCCGCAGCGCCGGCGCGGCCCGCGCCGCGCCAGCGCGCCCGGCACCGCGCGCTGA